A genomic window from Triticum urartu cultivar G1812 chromosome 7, Tu2.1, whole genome shotgun sequence includes:
- the LOC125521677 gene encoding uncharacterized protein LOC125521677: MTEDARGRAVNPACPNAANPFHRCAEYCPVAPPAVKSPPVPPGLGGQNGRTHSDGDLQPRTRRRDRAGGSAGGLPLYVFLREGSSDGEGKKVDPRCPNAANPFHVCTNHCLAKMVEGGRSSEGGKSPISLFSRHSGRSTSSSEDGSVKSGGSKKADPKCPNAGNPFHECGEHCTVKMKELEKQKKADKKSPRKKGGKDGAVVQNWKVDPRCPNAGNPFHICAQYCFDHLNEAPSTPTSKPDSRKGKAVMKAEPTGEINPDCVNASNPYHKCGEYCKRNGNR; this comes from the exons ATGACCGAGGACGCCAGAGGGCGGGCGGTCAACCCGGCCTGCCCCAACGCCGCCAACCCCTTCCACCGCTGCGCCGAGTACTGCCCCGTCGCGCCCCCGGCGGTGAAGTCGCCCCCGGTGCCGCCGGGCCTCGGGGGCCAGAACGGGAGGACGCACAGCGACGGCGACCTGCAGCCCAGGACGCGCCGCCGCGACAGGGCCGGCGGCTCCGCCGGCGGCCTCCCCCTCTATGTCTTCC TGCGTGAAGGCTCCTCGGACGGGGAAGGCAAGAAGGTGGATCCCCGGTGCCCCAACGCGGCCAACCCGTTCCACGTCTGCACCAACCACTGCCTCGCCAAGATGGTCGAGGGCGGCCGCTCGTCGGAGGGTGGCAAATCCCCCATTTCCCTCTTCTCCCGCCACTCCGGCCGCTCCACCTCCTCCTCGGAAG ATGGCAGCGTCAAGTCCGGGGGCAGCAAGAAGGCGGATCCAAAGTGCCCGAATGCCGGCAACCCTTTTCATGAATGTGGAGAGCATTGTACCGTCAAGATGAAGGAACTGGAGAAGCAGAAGAAAGCCGATAAGAAGTCGCCGCGCAagaaag GTGGAAAGGATGGCGCCGTGGTGCAAAATTGGAAGGTCGATCCGAGGTGCCCAAATGCGGGCAACCCATTCCATATATGCGCCCAGTACTGTTTCGATCATTTGAACGAAGCGCCATCAACACCTACAAGCAAGCCAG ACTCAAGAAAGGGAAAGGCTGTCATGAAAGCAGAGCCAACGGGAGAAATCAATCCTGATTGTGTCAATGCATCCAATCCGTATCATAAATGTGGAGAATATTGCAAAAGAAATGGCAACAGATAG